The genomic window ATCATCCTTGCCCCTCCCCTAGCCCGACTGCTGCGCGAAGCGCAGCCAGCGGTCCGAGAGCTGGCGGTCGAGCTTGACCTGGCCAGTGAGGTCGCGGATGTTCTTCACGCCCATCTCGTCGCAGTACGCGATCAGGCCGTCGATGATCTTCTGCATCGCGCCCGGGTCGATGAAGGAGGCCGTGCCCACCTGCACCGCGCTCGCGCCGGCCAGCATGAACTCGACCGCGTCGTGCGCGCTCGCGATGCCGCCACAGCCGATGACCGGGATGCGCACGCTGCGGTAGCACTGATGCACCATGCGCAGCGCGATCGGCTTGATGGCCGGCCCCGACAGGCCGCCCATCACGTTGCCGAGCATGGGCTTGCGGGTGCGCACGTCGATCGACATGGCCAGCACCGTGTTGCCCATCACGAGCGCATCGGCGCCGGCCTCTTCCGCGGCCCGCGCGACCGTCGCCACGTGCGAGGCATTGGGCGTGAGCTTGGCCCACACGGGATGGTGCGTGCGGCGGCGGATCGCGCTCACGACCTTGTAGGTGGTCTCGGGCGTCATCGCGAAGGCCATGCCGTCGGCCTCGAGGTTGGGGCAGGAGATGTTGGCCTCGATCACCGCCACTTCGGGCAGCGACATCTCGGCCACCGCGTCGGCGAACTCGTCGACCGTGTCCGCCGAGATCGAGACCACGACGGGCGTGTCGAAGCGCGTGTAGGGCGGCAGCACCGTCTCGCGGTAGTAGTCCAGGCCCTTGCTCGGAATGCCGATCGCATTGAGCATGCCGCCGCGGGTTTCCGCCACGCGCGGCGTCGGGTTGCCGGCACGGCTCTTGGGCGAGACGCTCTTGATGACCAGCGCGCCCAGCCGGTTGAAGTCGAGCGCTTCCGCGTACTCGATGGCGAAGCAGCCCGAGGCCGGCATGACCGGGTTGCGCAGGCCGACGTCGCCGACCCTGACGTTGAGATCAGCCAAACTCCACCTCCCCGACCACGTCGCCGATGGGAAACA from Variovorax paradoxus includes these protein-coding regions:
- a CDS encoding dihydroorotate dehydrogenase, whose translation is MADLNVRVGDVGLRNPVMPASGCFAIEYAEALDFNRLGALVIKSVSPKSRAGNPTPRVAETRGGMLNAIGIPSKGLDYYRETVLPPYTRFDTPVVVSISADTVDEFADAVAEMSLPEVAVIEANISCPNLEADGMAFAMTPETTYKVVSAIRRRTHHPVWAKLTPNASHVATVARAAEEAGADALVMGNTVLAMSIDVRTRKPMLGNVMGGLSGPAIKPIALRMVHQCYRSVRIPVIGCGGIASAHDAVEFMLAGASAVQVGTASFIDPGAMQKIIDGLIAYCDEMGVKNIRDLTGQVKLDRQLSDRWLRFAQQSG